In the Campylobacter showae genome, one interval contains:
- a CDS encoding DnaJ C-terminal domain-containing protein — MSNSLYETLGVSEKATGDEIKKAYRRLARKYHPDINKDPGAEDKFKEINAAYEILSDEKKRAQYDRHGDAMFGGQNFHDFASSSGMGNLDEILKNIFGGGGFSGFSSRSGFGGFRQTGGFSGFEDDEDLDSRAKVTIPFDVAVKGGEHSINFNGENIKIKIPNGINDGEKLRIKGKGSGGRGDLILTVNIAPSDEYERDGDDLYKDVLIPLKTMMFGGKIDVKTPKKDVTIKIAENSKSGQKIRLKGYGVQNRKSGIFGDLYLRARVSLPDVNALDGELAELMKQKLPEA; from the coding sequence ATGAGCAATAGTCTTTACGAAACGTTAGGAGTGTCCGAAAAGGCCACCGGCGACGAGATCAAAAAGGCCTATCGCAGGCTGGCTCGAAAGTATCATCCCGATATCAACAAAGACCCAGGCGCGGAGGATAAATTTAAAGAGATAAACGCCGCGTATGAAATTTTAAGCGACGAAAAAAAGCGTGCGCAGTACGACAGGCACGGCGACGCGATGTTCGGCGGGCAAAATTTCCACGACTTTGCGAGCAGCTCGGGTATGGGAAATTTGGACGAAATTTTAAAAAATATCTTCGGCGGAGGCGGCTTTAGCGGCTTTTCAAGCAGGAGCGGCTTTGGCGGTTTTAGACAGACGGGCGGATTTAGCGGCTTTGAGGACGATGAGGATCTAGACTCCCGCGCAAAGGTAACTATCCCGTTTGACGTAGCGGTAAAAGGTGGCGAACACTCGATAAATTTTAACGGCGAAAATATCAAAATAAAAATCCCAAACGGTATCAACGATGGCGAAAAGCTACGCATAAAAGGCAAGGGTAGCGGCGGTCGCGGAGATCTGATACTAACCGTAAATATCGCGCCTAGCGACGAATACGAAAGAGACGGCGACGATCTATATAAAGACGTGCTAATCCCGCTAAAAACGATGATGTTTGGCGGTAAGATAGACGTAAAAACGCCTAAAAAAGACGTAACGATAAAAATCGCCGAAAACTCAAAATCCGGGCAAAAAATCAGGCTCAAAGGATACGGCGTGCAAAATAGAAAAAGCGGGATATTCGGCGATCTATACTTGAGGGCGCGCGTGTCATTGCCGGACGTAAATGCTCTAGACGGCGAGCTAGCCGAACTCATGAAGCAAAAACTCCCGGAGGCATAA
- a CDS encoding heat shock protein transcriptional repressor HspR, which yields MKQYEEPVYLISVVAKVLSIHPQTLRQYEREGLLEPSRTEGKMRLYSEKDMDRIKMILRLTRDLGVNLAGVDIILQLKEQIEQSEVMIKQMKDELAKMEQGGVPSKKALVKRKNSFDLIFYDDKN from the coding sequence ATGAAACAATACGAAGAACCGGTATATCTAATCAGTGTCGTAGCAAAGGTACTCTCCATACACCCGCAAACGCTTCGCCAATACGAGCGCGAAGGACTGCTAGAGCCCTCAAGAACCGAGGGCAAGATGCGTCTTTACTCCGAAAAAGACATGGACCGTATCAAGATGATACTGCGTCTAACGCGCGATCTGGGTGTAAATTTAGCAGGCGTGGATATCATCTTGCAGTTAAAAGAGCAGATCGAGCAGTCTGAGGTCATGATAAAGCAGATGAAAGATGAACTAGCTAAAATGGAGCAGGGCGGCGTGCCGTCTAAAAAAGCTCTGGTAAAGCGCAAAAATAGCTTTGATCTCATCTTTTATGATGATAAAAATTAA
- a CDS encoding Do family serine endopeptidase: MKKIMILSLATSCAIFAASINFNEPAEDFTRINPEFNKNVVLSYNSSIADAKKSVVNISTTKTVSSNVADMNDMFSDPFFKDFFGFQFNIPQEKQKSSSLGSGVVISSDGYIVTNNHVVEDSDEIVVTLLDSDKEYKAKIIGTDPKTDLAIIKIDAKELKAIPFADSAKLMEGDIVFAIGNPFGVGGSITQGIVSGLNKDNIGLNQYENFIQTDASINPGNSGGALVDSRGYLVGINSAILSRSGGNNGIGFAIPSNMTKDIAKKLIEDGKIERGYIGVMIANLNEEQKEIYKNKEGALISSVESGLPADVAGLKRGDLVIKIDDKEIKNANDLKNLIGSLAPNKEITLTYERSGKIETAKIKLANANAKSNAPTAKNGTAIEGLSVTAIDDNARYKYRLPADATGILVTDVKAGSNAEKIGFEKGDIIIQIAEDNIKNMDDFNKALASTKGKKTLVWVNRGGLFQGLVIK, translated from the coding sequence ATGAAAAAGATAATGATATTATCTTTGGCTACTTCTTGCGCGATCTTTGCCGCAAGCATAAACTTTAACGAACCCGCAGAGGATTTTACTAGAATAAATCCGGAATTTAACAAAAACGTCGTGCTGTCCTACAACAGCTCTATAGCCGACGCTAAAAAATCAGTCGTAAATATCTCCACTACAAAAACCGTCAGCAGCAACGTCGCAGACATGAACGATATGTTTAGCGATCCGTTTTTCAAGGACTTTTTCGGATTTCAGTTTAACATCCCTCAAGAAAAACAAAAAAGTAGCTCGCTGGGATCTGGCGTCGTCATATCTAGCGACGGCTACATCGTGACGAATAACCACGTCGTAGAAGATAGCGACGAGATCGTAGTCACGCTGCTAGATAGCGATAAAGAGTATAAAGCCAAAATCATCGGCACCGACCCTAAAACCGACTTAGCCATCATCAAAATAGATGCAAAAGAGCTAAAAGCCATACCGTTTGCCGACTCGGCTAAACTGATGGAAGGCGATATCGTATTTGCCATCGGAAATCCTTTCGGCGTCGGCGGCAGTATCACTCAGGGCATAGTTTCAGGCCTAAATAAAGACAATATCGGACTAAATCAATATGAAAATTTCATCCAAACCGACGCCTCGATAAATCCCGGCAATTCAGGCGGCGCGCTAGTCGATAGCCGCGGCTATCTAGTCGGCATAAACTCGGCCATACTTAGCCGCAGCGGCGGAAACAACGGCATCGGCTTTGCCATCCCGTCAAACATGACTAAAGATATCGCCAAAAAGCTCATCGAAGACGGCAAGATCGAGCGCGGATATATCGGCGTGATGATAGCAAATCTCAACGAAGAGCAAAAAGAGATCTATAAAAACAAAGAAGGCGCGCTCATTAGCAGCGTAGAAAGCGGTCTCCCTGCCGATGTAGCCGGGTTAAAACGAGGCGACCTCGTTATCAAAATCGACGACAAAGAGATCAAAAACGCCAATGACCTCAAAAATCTCATCGGCTCGCTAGCTCCAAACAAAGAGATCACGCTAACCTACGAACGCTCCGGCAAAATCGAAACCGCCAAGATAAAACTAGCTAACGCTAATGCAAAATCAAACGCCCCTACCGCAAAAAACGGCACGGCTATCGAGGGCCTTAGCGTCACGGCGATCGACGACAACGCAAGGTACAAATACCGCTTGCCTGCAGACGCAACCGGCATCCTGGTAACTGACGTAAAAGCCGGCTCAAATGCCGAAAAAATCGGCTTTGAAAAAGGCGATATCATCATCCAGATCGCCGAAGACAATATCAAAAATATGGATGATTTTAACAAAGCCCTAGCAAGCACGAAAGGCAAAAAGACGCTCGTTTGGGTCAATCGCGGCGGACTTTTCCAAGGTCTTGTTATAAAATAA